A stretch of the Streptosporangium sp. NBC_01755 genome encodes the following:
- the truB gene encoding tRNA pseudouridine(55) synthase TruB — translation MSTARAKRTPPPSGLIIVDKPAEWTSHDVVAKLRGIAGTRKVGHAGTLDPMATGVLVVGVEKATRLLGHLALTEKGYDATIRLGQATNTDDAEGEIIATASAAGVAEEDVRKGVAALTGPIMQIPPQVSAIKVNGERAYKRARAGEEVELKARPVTVSGFEIIGIRRDGDLIDVDVSVTCSSGTYIRALARDLGADLGVGGHLTYLRRTRVGPYDLSMARTVEQLSAECSILPMADAVAAAFPRRDVTAEDASTVSHGGRLPSLGLGKGPIGVFGPDGTLLALVEEHDKITRSLAVFVS, via the coding sequence TTGAGCACGGCTCGCGCCAAGCGCACCCCGCCGCCGAGCGGCCTGATCATCGTCGACAAGCCCGCCGAGTGGACCTCGCACGATGTCGTGGCCAAGCTCCGCGGCATCGCGGGCACCCGCAAGGTCGGCCACGCGGGCACCCTCGATCCGATGGCCACCGGCGTGCTGGTGGTCGGCGTCGAGAAGGCCACCCGCCTGCTCGGCCACCTCGCGCTCACCGAGAAGGGCTACGATGCCACGATCCGCCTCGGCCAGGCCACCAACACCGACGACGCCGAGGGGGAGATCATCGCGACCGCGTCGGCGGCGGGTGTCGCCGAGGAGGACGTCCGAAAGGGGGTCGCCGCACTGACCGGCCCGATCATGCAGATCCCGCCGCAGGTCAGCGCCATCAAGGTGAACGGCGAGCGAGCCTACAAGCGAGCCAGGGCGGGGGAGGAGGTCGAGCTGAAGGCGCGCCCGGTGACCGTGTCGGGCTTCGAGATCATCGGCATCCGCCGCGACGGCGACCTGATCGACGTCGACGTCTCGGTGACCTGCTCCAGCGGCACCTACATCCGCGCGCTGGCCCGTGACCTGGGGGCCGATCTGGGCGTCGGCGGCCACCTGACCTACCTGCGCCGCACCCGCGTGGGGCCCTACGACCTGTCGATGGCGCGCACCGTCGAGCAGCTCTCCGCCGAGTGCTCGATCCTGCCGATGGCCGACGCGGTCGCGGCGGCCTTCCCTCGCCGCGACGTGACCGCCGAGGATGCGAGCACCGTCTCGCACGGCGGGCGGCTGCCCTCGCTGGGGCTGGGCAAGGGGCCGATCGGCGTGTTCGGCCCGGACGGCACCCTGCTGGCACTGGTCGAGGAGCACGACAAGATCACCAGGTCACTGGCGGTGTTCGTCTCCTGA
- a CDS encoding DHH family phosphoesterase yields MTPDPRDDGPVPGQDWDRAARIISAADEVALACHVSPDGDALGSMLGVGLALRAAGKRVTASFGDRSFHVPRLLRFLPGQDLLIDPAHYPAVPEVMVTFDLPTVERLGTLAGNAAGARELIVLDHHPSNTGFGTLNLVDPGAAATAVLAEELIHRLGLPIDRDIATCLYVGLVTDTGSFRHSSTTPRAHAMAARLVACGLDPEELARELWDRSPFGYLKVLGTALDRVRLEPEVGGGLVWTFVTRADRAAHGLPYDEVEGIIDVVRRTDEADVAAILKEDDEGAWQVSTRSKGGVDVSRVCAELGGGGHARAAGFTSHLPVEETIASLRALL; encoded by the coding sequence GTGACGCCCGACCCGCGTGACGACGGCCCGGTGCCCGGTCAGGACTGGGACCGGGCCGCCCGGATCATCTCGGCCGCGGACGAGGTCGCGCTGGCCTGCCATGTCTCGCCCGACGGTGACGCGCTCGGCTCCATGCTGGGCGTCGGGCTCGCGCTGCGCGCGGCGGGCAAGCGGGTCACCGCGTCCTTCGGCGACCGGAGCTTCCACGTGCCCAGGCTGCTCCGCTTCCTGCCGGGGCAGGACCTGCTGATCGACCCCGCGCACTATCCCGCCGTACCCGAGGTGATGGTCACCTTCGACCTCCCCACCGTTGAGCGCCTTGGCACCCTGGCCGGAAACGCGGCCGGGGCGCGAGAGCTGATCGTGCTGGACCACCATCCGTCCAACACCGGGTTCGGCACGCTCAACCTGGTCGACCCCGGCGCCGCCGCCACCGCCGTGCTCGCCGAGGAGCTGATCCACAGGCTCGGCCTGCCGATCGACAGGGACATCGCGACCTGCCTGTACGTCGGGCTCGTCACCGACACCGGCTCGTTTCGGCACTCCTCCACCACCCCGCGGGCGCATGCCATGGCCGCCCGGCTGGTGGCATGCGGGCTTGACCCCGAGGAACTCGCCCGCGAGCTGTGGGACCGCTCCCCGTTCGGCTACCTGAAGGTGCTCGGTACCGCGCTGGACAGGGTCCGGCTGGAGCCGGAGGTGGGCGGTGGCCTGGTCTGGACGTTCGTCACCCGGGCAGACCGGGCCGCGCACGGGCTGCCGTACGACGAGGTGGAGGGGATCATCGACGTGGTCCGGCGCACCGACGAGGCGGACGTCGCCGCGATCCTCAAGGAGGACGACGAGGGTGCCTGGCAGGTCTCGACGCGGTCCAAGGGAGGGGTGGACGTCTCGCGCGTCTGCGCCGAACTGGGCGGCGGCGGGCACGCCAGGGCGGCGGGTTTCACCTCCCACCTGCCCGTCGAGGAGACGATCGCCAGTCTCCGGGCACTGCTGTAG
- a CDS encoding DUF503 domain-containing protein: MYVGALTLDILLGEVHSLKQKRSVVRPIVAEVQRRFPGVAVAETGHLDLHRRTEIGIAVVSASAANCGAVLDDCERLIAFRPEIELLSARHRLYNEDED, translated from the coding sequence ATGTATGTAGGTGCCCTGACATTGGACATCCTGCTCGGCGAGGTCCACTCGCTGAAGCAGAAGCGCTCGGTGGTGCGTCCCATCGTCGCCGAGGTGCAGCGACGCTTCCCGGGTGTGGCAGTCGCGGAGACCGGTCATCTTGATCTGCATCGCCGTACCGAGATCGGGATCGCGGTCGTCTCCGCCAGCGCCGCCAACTGCGGTGCGGTGCTGGACGACTGCGAGCGGCTGATCGCCTTCCGGCCGGAGATCGAGTTGCTGTCCGCCAGACACCGGCTCTACAACGAGGACGAGGACTAG
- a CDS encoding leucyl aminopeptidase, with amino-acid sequence MEVSLSSLPAAEIAADLLVLPVREGHDPGLGLGGVFGQVRFTGRAGQDLLLPRRDGDVFRAAAVLLVGLGTDDGEHAVRRAVGRVAPRLAEFPTVAIAFPHAQAVIEGVRLGGYRFDGYKSEPSGHAVRELIILAAENPAGVVRAGIVADAVTFARDLVNTPAGDLVPMDLAERAREMAGACGLGVRVLETGALREGGFGGILGVGAASANPPCLIEVSHPGDGASGTVGLVGKGITFDSGGLAIKGLGAMSTMKCDMAGGATMLAVVQAAARLGLPVGVTAVVPAAENMVSGSATRPGDVLRHRNGRTTEVTDTDSEGRLVLADALAYLAESSPDVLIDAATLTYSVMHALGEDITGVIGSDRGLVGELIAAGSRAGEPMWELPLWEPYADRLASEVADAKNEGGNLADATIAALFLRPFTAGLPWAHLDFATTAYLDKPTDLGPVGATGAMVRTLIGYLETRP; translated from the coding sequence ATGGAGGTGTCCCTCTCCTCCCTGCCCGCCGCCGAGATCGCCGCGGACCTGCTCGTCCTGCCGGTGCGCGAGGGGCACGACCCCGGGCTCGGCCTCGGCGGCGTGTTCGGCCAGGTCAGGTTCACCGGCAGGGCCGGTCAGGACCTGCTGCTGCCGCGCCGGGACGGCGACGTCTTCCGCGCGGCCGCGGTCCTGCTGGTCGGGCTCGGCACCGACGACGGCGAGCACGCGGTACGGCGGGCGGTGGGCCGCGTCGCGCCACGGCTCGCCGAGTTCCCCACCGTGGCCATCGCCTTCCCCCACGCCCAGGCGGTCATCGAGGGCGTGCGGCTGGGCGGTTACCGGTTCGACGGCTACAAGAGCGAGCCATCCGGGCATGCCGTACGCGAACTGATCATCCTGGCGGCTGAGAACCCCGCGGGGGTCGTGCGGGCCGGGATCGTCGCCGACGCGGTGACGTTCGCCCGCGACCTGGTCAACACCCCGGCCGGTGACCTGGTCCCGATGGATCTGGCCGAGCGGGCGCGGGAGATGGCCGGGGCGTGCGGGCTGGGCGTGCGGGTGCTGGAGACCGGTGCGCTCCGCGAGGGCGGCTTCGGCGGCATCCTCGGCGTCGGCGCGGCCAGCGCGAACCCGCCCTGCCTGATCGAGGTGAGCCACCCCGGTGACGGCGCGAGCGGCACGGTCGGCCTCGTGGGCAAGGGCATCACCTTCGACTCCGGCGGTCTCGCCATCAAGGGCCTCGGGGCGATGTCCACCATGAAGTGTGACATGGCGGGTGGGGCGACCATGCTCGCGGTCGTCCAGGCCGCCGCCAGGCTGGGGCTGCCGGTGGGGGTCACCGCCGTGGTGCCCGCGGCCGAGAACATGGTCAGCGGCTCCGCCACCCGGCCCGGGGACGTGCTCAGGCACCGCAACGGGCGGACCACCGAGGTGACCGACACCGACAGCGAGGGCCGTCTGGTACTGGCCGACGCGCTCGCCTACCTGGCCGAGAGCTCTCCCGACGTGCTGATCGACGCGGCCACGCTGACCTACTCGGTGATGCACGCGCTCGGTGAGGACATCACCGGGGTGATCGGCAGTGACCGGGGGCTGGTCGGCGAGCTGATCGCGGCCGGTTCACGGGCCGGTGAGCCGATGTGGGAGCTGCCGCTCTGGGAGCCGTACGCCGACAGGCTCGCCTCCGAGGTGGCCGACGCGAAGAACGAGGGCGGCAATCTGGCCGACGCGACGATCGCCGCGCTGTTCCTGCGGCCGTTCACCGCCGGCCTGCCCTGGGCCCACCTGGACTTCGCCACGACCGCCTACCTGGACAAGCCCACCGACCTGGGCCCGGTGGGCGCGACCGGTGCGATGGTCCGCACGCTGATCGGCTATCTGGAGACCCGCCCCTAG
- the rbfA gene encoding 30S ribosome-binding factor RbfA, with the protein MDAARARKIADRIQQIVAEMLERRIKDPRLGFVTVTDTRITNDLSEATVFYTVFGSEAERADSALALESAKGLIRSEVGRQTGLRHTPTLTFTHDPLPDTARHLEDLLAEAKARDVEIAKRAEGALHAGDADPYRKPEDRAGDSEDEEDESSERAGYSAT; encoded by the coding sequence ATGGACGCCGCGCGAGCACGCAAGATCGCCGACCGGATCCAGCAGATCGTGGCGGAGATGCTGGAGCGCCGGATCAAGGACCCCAGGCTGGGGTTCGTGACCGTGACGGACACACGGATCACCAACGACCTGAGTGAGGCCACGGTGTTCTACACCGTTTTCGGCTCGGAGGCCGAGCGGGCCGACTCCGCACTGGCGCTGGAGAGCGCCAAGGGGCTCATCCGCTCGGAGGTGGGCCGCCAGACGGGTCTGCGCCACACGCCGACGCTGACGTTCACCCACGACCCGCTCCCTGACACCGCCCGTCATCTGGAGGACCTGCTCGCCGAGGCGAAGGCCAGGGACGTGGAGATCGCCAAGCGGGCCGAGGGGGCTCTGCACGCGGGGGACGCCGACCCTTACCGCAAGCCCGAGGACAGGGCCGGCGACTCCGAGGACGAAGAGGACGAATCCTCGGAGCGCGCGGGATATTCCGCGACGTGA
- a CDS encoding FadR/GntR family transcriptional regulator: protein MPGVYPDATSPGTDDLSRMLGQVLGDATQSSVLSPVRVQSVATEVADRLMTAVAIGDYLPGERLPGERELATILDVSRATVREAIGRLQAVGIVEIKRGRTGGAYVRTSWTEATASAVRRTLLPRWPELEQLFDLRCLVEGLVARTAALRRTDEDLSAMRVALDGYATAGTLGQEQAADAAFHGAILAATANPKISALSRDLLTRVSLGFPVEPYGEDDPDDYQRALTEHRKIYEAIAAGDAERAGSLSEQHFALTSDMMRAMLERAQERASG, encoded by the coding sequence GTGCCGGGTGTGTACCCCGACGCGACGTCCCCCGGCACCGACGATCTCTCCCGCATGCTGGGCCAGGTGCTGGGCGACGCCACCCAGTCCTCCGTGCTCAGCCCCGTCAGGGTGCAGTCGGTGGCCACCGAGGTGGCCGATCGGCTGATGACCGCCGTCGCGATAGGCGACTACCTGCCCGGCGAACGCCTCCCCGGAGAACGCGAGCTGGCCACGATCCTCGACGTGAGCCGCGCGACGGTCCGCGAGGCCATCGGCCGGCTCCAGGCGGTGGGCATCGTGGAGATCAAGCGCGGCCGGACCGGCGGGGCCTACGTCAGGACGAGCTGGACCGAGGCCACGGCCTCCGCCGTGCGCCGCACGCTCCTGCCCCGCTGGCCCGAGCTGGAGCAGCTGTTCGACCTGCGCTGCCTGGTGGAGGGGCTGGTCGCGCGGACCGCCGCACTCCGCCGTACGGACGAGGACCTGTCGGCCATGCGCGTGGCGCTGGACGGCTACGCGACGGCCGGCACGCTGGGCCAGGAACAGGCGGCCGACGCGGCCTTCCACGGCGCCATACTGGCCGCGACGGCCAACCCGAAGATCAGCGCGCTCAGCCGGGACCTGCTGACGCGGGTGAGCCTCGGATTCCCCGTCGAACCGTACGGGGAGGACGATCCCGATGATTACCAGCGGGCGCTGACCGAGCACCGGAAGATCTACGAGGCCATCGCGGCCGGCGACGCCGAGCGGGCAGGCTCCCTGTCGGAGCAGCACTTCGCCCTGACCTCCGACATGATGCGCGCCATGCTCGAACGCGCCCAGGAACGGGCCTCCGGATAG